Within Anthonomus grandis grandis chromosome 19, icAntGran1.3, whole genome shotgun sequence, the genomic segment aattaaaaaaaatgcattttctcaaattctatgggaaaattcaaactttttatttcatcatttTATGTCTCGTACCAAACccaataaaaaagtattttagcaattttttcgaaaaaccaaTAGGAAGGGAGTTACCTCaacttatttgatttttgaccttaaaaaatccaaaaagcGAAAAACTCCCCCGAATcgaaaatttcctttttccaCTTATAGGGCATCGAAAAGCGACAAAAAAACCCTTATAGCAAAACTCCCAATTTCCCATAGGAGCCTTAATATGGACACTTTTAGTGAACCCCCTGTACAACTTTGGTCACTCGCTACGTCACAAAAGTGTGATTTTCGCTTTCCCGTTAAAATCGCGCCTGTGATCACCGTGTTAATTTATGACAATAATATGTGATAAAACAGTGACCAAACATACGGAATCTTATTAGGACAAAAGAGATAAACGAATCTAATTCAAACAAACGCCTTACCCTTGACTCAGATTTCCATTTTAAAAAGCTCTTATGACGAAACAATAACCATTTTAGTcaataaataactagataaaatTTCTACCCAATTTATGGTAACCTTGcgaaaaacaacaattttctttCATTGTCGGTCGTTTCCACCTTAAATTCAATGTTGGACTTATTAGATCATCCATTTGTGGCAATTAGCTGCTACCTGAAAGTTAATTAGATCGCCTAATATGGCCTCATTAGAGCTCTGTGCAGCTTATTAATGTCTTAAGCCCTTTTTGGCGTAGACGTTCTTGATGGGTTCAAAAGGTTTTCTTGGGTTTCCTATGGGACATTGGGATTTTCGGTATAAGGATTTTTTGGTTAGATTTTCTTGCCCTATAAgtggaaaaaagaaattttcaaatcagaggaatttttgagttttggattttttcagttaaaaaatttcaaaaattataaaaatttaaataagtccGTCCCTgttccttttttgaaaaaattggtaAAGTAGCCTTCGATTGATCCTGAGGCAAGGCACCGAttggcaaaataaaaatattaatttttgtcctTAGGTGGtgagaaaattcaattttttgacttaGTGGTTTTCTGAGATTTTCTCAGGACGTATAAGGGATGTTAGAAAAATTCTTGTACCAGTGCGTTCGTCTTATTAATTggaacaacttttatttaaaccatttCTTGTTTAGACCAACAGTTTTcctgtaagaaaataaaatacggTTGTCCAGAAAATTTCATAGCTCCAACCCTTTGGATTTTCGGtccaaaatttccaaaaatttttttctcttttattgcTTTCCTCTGCAATTATGTGAACAAATTTATACTAAATGgggcaaattttcaaaaaaaaataactgtccTATAATAATAACCCCTGTCTTAATTTAATAGTTATGAGAGGGGTTAGATCTTAATTTCTACCTCCCTGTGCcttatttttctctaaaaatgtaTACTTTAAAAGCAGTTTTGTTCCAAAAACTCACCAGTTTGGACCGCAATTaacaaaaacactaaaaacacCATTTCTACACTAAAACACCCCTCGGGGAAAACTTGAGAACGAAGACGCTGGTCAGAGTGAAATTTCAAAGTGACAATTCCCATATGCCCGCCAGTTTTATACCATTATCGCACACATCTCAGTGAGTGGAAGGTAAATTGCCCGATAACTTACTCGATATTATGTGCGGTGTATCACCTTATTGTTATGTCTAGAGCATATTTTAACACATTATCTACGTTTAAGCACATTTTTTAATGGTGATAGGGGGTCTAAAAAATTGTTGACATTTGAAGGCTTCATTCGGGTCACATCTAATAATAATCAAATACCAGTTTTCAAACAATATTAGCGTGATcctataaaattaaagtattaaaattgatttgtCTGGATGGCGTGTGTTTTAAACCCATTTGGTTTATACGAGGACACGCTCGTACCTCTTAGTCGATTCATAATTTATAATGACAAATTGTTTCACTTGTATATACAGATAAATggtattaaaattgattttttgacaTCAAAGAGGATCATTGGATTTGAAGAGAATCAATATTTAtcgtaaattaatttatttatagcgCTCTTATGGAAGAAAAGACTTTTACGATACATAAACCTATCTGACTCCCACtattctttgacgatcgctatgaaatgatttCTCTCGTTTGTATACATCATAAATAAGTCagcaaaacataattttaacatGATCTAAGATGTACCAGAAGAGTGATATGCAGTAGAATGCGGAAAAGTGGACCTTTGACCCTGTTTTGGACACATAACCCCCTGTGAGTCCCAtgattctttgacgatcgctatgaaatgatctCTCTCGTTTGTACACATCATAACTAAGTCAGCGAAACATAATTTCAACCTGATTTAAGATGTACCAGAAGAGTGATATGCGGTAGAATGCggaaaagtggacttttgaccctgttTTGGACACATAATCCTCTCTGGGTCCCAAGATTCTTTtgcgatcgctatgaaatgatctCTGTCGTTTGTATACATCATAACTAAGTCaccaaaatataatttcaacCTGATTTAAGAGGTACTGCATATCACCAGTAGAATGCGGAAAAGTGGACCTTTGACCCTGTTTTGGACACATAACCCCCTGTGAGTCccaagattctttgacgatcgctataaaatgatcTCTTTCGTTTGTACACATCATAACTAAGTCAGCGAAACATAATTTCAACCTGATTTAAGATGTACCAGAAGAGTGATATGCGGTAGAATGCggaaaagtggacttttgaccctgttTTGGCACATAACCCCCTGTGAGTCccaagattctttgacgatcgctatgaaacgATCTCTCTTATTTGTATACATCATAACTAAGTCAGCAAAACATAATTTCAACATGATCTAAGATGTACCAGAAAAGTAATATGCGGTAGAATGCggaaaagtggacttttgaccctgttTTGGACACATAATCCTCTCTGGGTCccaagattctttgacgatcgctatgaaatgatctCGGTCGTCTGTATACATCATAACTAAGTccgcaaaaaattatttcaacatgATCTAAGATGTACCAGAAGAGTGATATGCggaaaagtggacttttgactaAGTTTTGGGCACATAACCCCCTCTGAGTCCCAAGATTCTTTGAcaatcgctatgaaatgatctCTCTCGTTTGTATACATCATAACAAAGTCAGGAAAACATAATTTCAACCTGATTTAAGATGTACCAGAAGAGTGATATGCGATAGAATCCggaaaagtggacttttgacccagtTTTGGGCACATAACCCCCTCTGAGTCCCAGGATTCTTTggcgatcgctatgaaatgatctCTCTCGTTTATATACATCATAACTAAGTCAGCAAAACATAATTTCAACATGATCTAAGATGTAGCAAGAGTGATatgcggtagaatgcgaaaaagtggacttttgaccctgttTTGGACACATAATCCTCTCTGGATCTcaagattctttgacgatcgccATGAAATGACCTCTCTCGTTTGTATACATCATAACTAAGTCAGCAAAACATAATTTCAACCTGATCTAAGATGTACCAGGAAAGTGATatgcggtagaatgcgaaaAAGTGTACTTTTGACTAAGTTTTGGGCACATAACCCCCTCTGAGTCccaagattctttgacgatcgctatgaaatgatctCTCTCGTTTAATTACATCATAAATGCGTAGGACAAATACAATTTCCAGATAATCCAGGATATAACTGAAGCATGAAATGCCTTAGAATACCAAAAAAGTcacttttaaaccatttttaatcCTCAAATACGagaaattgaaaacaaattaaataaaaccaagacaatttatttcattcactgcatatatattacataaaaaatgtacaattatcatcgtattaataataaaaaagtcttataaattgagcaaacaaaaaaaaaccctaaattaaaatataacaaaaaggATCATCTGCCACGTCATCATTTAAACCGGGGTGGGGATAACCTTGAAGGGGGTCCTCTTGTCCAGGGCCGGAGTCCTACAGAGTCGTTTCGGGGTCTTCACTATCAGCGGCGACTTGATTTGCGGTATCTTGGACCTTGGGGTGAAACTCGTCAAGTCCTTACGAGGGGTCGTCAATTcctaaagaaacaaaaaaaaaatcctcttcGGTgcagaaaaaatcattttttaatttctcacttTGTCCATGTCGTTTTGACACTTCACGTACTGTTTTCCCATGTGATTTAGACGTTTTCGTCTCGGCGAGACCGTTTTTTTTGCTCTTCCTCTCTTCCGACCTTAAAGCTGAAACCCTAaaggaattattatttaaaaaatgattaaaatttgattatttggCCCACCTGTGCGTTCTGGACGCATCTCGGCAGGTGGAAACGGTCTTTTTGGGGCGCGGTTTATTGGCCGAGCCTCCGCACGAGGACACCGACGTGTCCGAGTCCTTTAAAGTGTCAAAAAGTCTGCAAAAATGAGGTTAGAACGTTTGAAATTATAGTGGAGGGAGAAGCGGTTATTACTTCGCTTTTGCCCGCACCATTCCCATATTCTGAGCGCGCAGCTTCGCAATCGAGGCCCGAGAGTTCTGAGCATCGCTCAGAGGCGTGGCACTTAGGGTGCTAAAGAAGTTTTCTGCGCTCACCCAATGGGAATCACCTAAAAAAGAACTTAAGCCATCAGTATCCGAGTGCTGAGTGTAGAAAAAATACGGGACCAAAGagtgtttaaaataattatcatcaaATTAAAGGACATACAACGAAATTACCTGAAATACTACTGTGACAAGTGCTATAATCCATATTATTCGACAAGTCAGACAGTTTGGCGCTACCCAACAGTTGCGTTTGCGCTTTAGGGAACGACGCCGATCTCTGAACGCCGTTATGCGTAGTCTGCGGAGGCGTCACCTAAAAATCGACCAATTACGAAACTCCCGTCCCCACCCCTTAATGTCTCGCACGTACCAAAGTGACGGAATCTTGGCCTCGTTGCCGTTTCCTCCGAGTGCTGAGGCGAGGCAGTAACGGCGCCGAGGCGTTTTCCGAGTGCCACGACTGGTTGCGCACGATTtgattcgttttttttttcgcgtTCGGTGGAGCGGCGCCTTAAGGTGCCGATTTTCCGAGCGCTCGGCGATCTGATCACTTTCTGATCCGCGCTACGTCTGATCCTTAGGTCCCTGCTGAGCCTCTTGGCCAGCTGATCGGTGGTGGGGGACACGTTGGCGTTCTCCAACGTTTTTTCGTAAGCCGATTGGACGTTCTCGATGACGGTTTTCTCTTGGGCTATTTCGCGGTTTACATTGTTGTCGTTTTCGTTGTCGATCTTTGCCTGGACGTTGTCCAGTTCCAAGGAGATCCTTCTCTCTAAAAAAAAACCGAGCCACGTTGCCGAGCTTTCCAAAAACTCCCTTATTAACTACCTATTGCAGAAACCCGATTTTTAAACTCTTCGTATTCGGTTTTGGACACTCGCACGTACTCCGGTTCCTCTTTTTGCTCTAACTTTCTACTGACCATCGCCAGTTCTTTTTTAGTTCCCGCACAAGAAGTTCTCTTCTTTTTCCTGAAAACCAACttagtttttaaagtttttaaggttAATCTCTTGGTTTCCACCTAAAATTGGCAGCGTTGCTCACAGCCGACCAACGCCTCTCCAATAAAGACTTGGGGCCCAGGCTGGCCCTCCTGGGGTTCCCTGAGGTCGCAGCCTCTTCTTCCTTAAGGCTTTTCATGCTGCGGGTACGCATGTACCAGTGCAACTTTTTCTCTTTAAggctaaaataattaaattcgaaaaaaaaccttttaaaatagaCAAAACATACTTTTCCAAGCTGCTGCTAGAGGTCTCTTCTTCCGATTGTTTTTTGTCgctaaaattcaaattattaaaataaaaacaacaccTAGAAAACCGTGAGTCTTACTTAGGATGGACACTAACAGGGGTCCTAAATTGGGTATTGAGAATGGCGCAATCTGGCAACTTAGTCAACACTTCTTTCCTAAAACGCATATATATGAAATCATCAATCAATGCCAGATTTACTGTAAAGACCTACTTTTTCTTAAGTGACAAGCCTCCCTCTcccttcttttttttaagggaGGCGTGAATTGTGGGGGTTATGAGCAGGTCAGGAGTGGTAGGCTCTTCTTCGGTTCTACTGCTCACGATCTTTTTGAGACCATTGAGCATCCCtgtaagttctttttttattcaaataaaagtattttgtcaaaattattgggaaaattaCTTGTCAATGAGCCGCTCCTTCGTTTATTCTTTCGCCTTTTTTCAGTTTCCTGGTCAGGAGTTTGTCCCATTTGATCGATGATATAATCGGGAATGAACCCGATGTTTTTCGAGTTTTCTATGAGTAACTGAGGAgggaaattaattatttggcCCGCCCTAGGACCTGACTTATATCCGATAGATTTTTAATTACTCACTTTAGTAATATCACATATCCTTGTTATAGTAAACGAGGACTTTGGCACCAACTTATCGTCCATAGGAAATATGTTTGGCCCAATTAAAATCGATAAATTACTATAAGTCATCTTGTTATAACTTGAGTAACTGGCCACCTCTTTAAAgaactacaaaaaattaaattttcaaacccCCTTATAGATTGTAGGCCTAAATCTTGTACCTGCATTAAATAAGACAGTACATTCAAGTTTTCGCTAGGCAATAAAAGGCAGGCTAATAAAAGACACTCCAATACGTCTTTTTTAGGCCTTTTCTCGAGACTACACATCAAAAACAAGTCGTTATACACCTGGGGTATAAGGGGCTCAGGGAGCTCCCTTAAAAAGCTTTTTAGGACCGCTGCTACATCGATAACGTTATACTCATCCCCCAAAGGGCATCCCCTGTCCAAAGAAAGCTGCAAATTTACGTTTTTAGTCTTCTAAGGGTCCTGAAGTTATGATAGTACCTTGATTTCTTGCTGTCTGGACCTAGAGCCCTCCCTCCTGAAAAGCCCCTCGGTTTGCACCTTCGACAGCACATAAGTGCAAATTTCGTGGATGCGTTTTGGGATTATGAGCTGTTGGCCGTCCGTTAGGGTTACGGTGATTATTTCTAGGTTTTGTAATGGCACTTTGAAGAATTTTCGGCCGTATTTCGGCACCTAAATAGGGTGAGAAAACCAACAATTCTCAAGAACGTCAAGTTTTTATTTGAGTACAGCTCTGTAGGCTGCTATAATTAACGATATTGAACAGATTTTGGGCCTTAACAGTTCACATCAAGTTAAAATTGGTAATACATTGCAACCTCTCTGGAGTTCGTCAGGGAAGTAATATTGGTCACTTACTCTTTACAGTCtttattaatacaataataaaatgcataaaatattcttcttgTCTAGTTTTTGTGGATGATTTTAAGGttttcaaagaaattgtatATTTATCTTAGAAATCTTGGCCAATTGgtttttgcaaaacaaaatgAGTCCTAATACTGGTAAATGTGTCACTGTAACCTACACCAGAAAACTCAACCCTATAAACTTATGACTACTCCATCAGCAACTCAGTTTTAGAGAGAAAAAAGGAAGTAAAAGATCTAGGTGTATACATGcaaagcaatttaaaatttacatctCATTATGAATTTGTTGTTATTTACATTCTTATTCATATACtcatattcatattcttagGTCACTTAAAGTTCATTGCCATTCAGAGTATATTAAATGTGTGCAGAAAAAAATTGTGAGGTTTCTATACCTAAAAGATAATAAGCATATCCTTACCTCGTTTCTTATCGAAACATGTTAGAAACCTATAGGTTTCAAAAAATCTGCGATAAAAGAAAACGACAATtctgtgatttttatttattatatattgacCAACATAAAATATGCTCCTCATTTGACAGTCTTTTAAATCTTgtactttataatatatatttaataggCGCATATGTACTATATAGCCTGTTATAATTAATGATATGGTAACAACCAGTTCTGGAATTAACCTTTGAAGTGCAATGGAACAGATTTTGagccaaaaaatcaaatttttccacatgaaaaaaatgaaaaatgcctgaaattttgacttttttttaaagtaggcCCTTGacactttccagattattataattaaaggttTCTTTGCtgatagtttttaaatcaactctcgaAGTTCattagaacagaaattgtcccccaaaagcCAAGTTTCTTGCCTAAAAAAACCAatattgcccaaaattttgacttttttttagagtaggtccttgaatctttccagattattataattaaaggttTCCTtgctggtagtttttaaatgaactctctaagtacaatagaacagaaattgtcccccaaaagcCAAGTTTCTCGcctaaaaaaaaccaaaattgcccaaaattttgactttttcttggagtaggtccttgaaactttccagattattataattaaaggttTCCTTACTGGAAGTTTTTAAATCagctctctaagtacaatagaacagaaattgtccccAAAAAGCAAAGTGTCTCACCTGANNNNNNNNNNNNNNNNNNNNNNNNNNNNNNNNNNNNNNNNNNNNNNNNNNNNNNNNNNNNNNNNNNNNNNNNNNNNNNNNNNNNNNNNNNNNNNNNNNNNcacatctcgtgagagtccccgtatcaaattttttcacgaaaaattgatttttttcgtatttgaactaactataccagcggctttttcccatcacctacaacacgaaaacaccgggttataatgagtttcgagaaaaaactaagggaattatagcactttgaaaatgcgaaaaatcgattttctttaaacccgaaaatagctatagaaacccctatcagtggcttattcccatcacctacatcacgaaaaacaccgggttataacggaattcgaccgacaacaagtggaattatagcactttgaaaattcggaaattggtcactttctgacctcgtttttgagcccaaaaatgggccctaaaaatgcgagatctcagctaatatgagacctacgaacttgtggatggtctcgttggattcagaaggacgaaaactaagacaaaaccgttggaattttccagatagtgccaatagaagccgagatatcgacctccaacgtttgggattttttatttttcgggtatacccccccccgtatcgaatttttcacgaaaaattgatttttttcgtatttgaactaactataccagcggctttttcccatcacctacaacacgaaaaacaccgggttataatgagtttcgagaaaaaactaagggaattatagcactttgaaaatgcgaaaaattcgattttctttaaacccgtaaaatagctatagaaacccctatcagtggcttattcccatcacctacatcactaaaacaccgggttataacgtaattcgaccgaaacaagtggaattatagcactttgaaaattcgaaaaaaaagtcaatttttgaccccgtttttgagcccaaaaatgggccctaaaaatgcgagatctcagctaatatgagacctacgaacttgtggatggtctcgttggattcagaaggacgaaactaagacaaaaccgttggaattttccagatagtgcctatagaagccgagatatcgacctccaaagtttgggatttttcatttttcgggtatacccccccgtatcgaatttttcacgaaaaattgattttttcgtatttgaactaactataccagcggctttttcccatcacctacaacacgaaaacaccgggttataatgagtttcgacaaaaactaagggaattatagcacttgaaaatgcgaaaaatcgattttctttaaaccccgaaaatagctatagaaacccctatcagtggcttattcccatcacctacatcacgaaaacaccgggttataacggaattcgaccgaaacaagtggaattatagcactttgaaaattcggaaaaaagtcaatttttgaccccgtttttgagcccaaaaatgggccctaaaaatgcgagatctcagctaatataaaacctacgaacttgtggatggtctcgttggattcagaaggacgaaattaagacaaaaccgttggaattttccagatagtgcctatagaagccgagatatcgacctccaaagtttgggatttttcatttttcgggtatacccccccgtatcgaatttttcacgaaaaattgatttttttcgtatttgaactaactataccagcggctttttcccatcacctacaacacgaaaacaccggttataatgagtttcgagaaaaactaagggaattatagcactttgaaaatgcgaaaaatcgattttctttaaacccaaaaatagctatagaaacccctatcagtgacttattcccatcacctacatcacgaaaacaccgggttataacggaattcgaccgaaacaagtggaattatagcactttgaaaattcggaaattggtcactttctgaccctcgtttttgagcccaaaaatgggccctaaaaatgcgagatctcagctaatatgagacctacgaacttgtggatggtctcgttggattcagaaggacgaaactaagacaaaaccgttggaattttccagattagtgccaatagaagccgagatatcgacctccaacgtttgggatttttatttttcgggtatacccccccgtatcgaattttttcacgaaaaatttattttt encodes:
- the LOC126747169 gene encoding LOW QUALITY PROTEIN: rho GTPase-activating protein 11A-like (The sequence of the model RefSeq protein was modified relative to this genomic sequence to represent the inferred CDS: deleted 1 base in 1 codon); its protein translation is MNKNVPKYGRKFFKVPLQNLEIITVTLTDGQQLIIPKRIHEICTYVLSKVQTEGLFRREGSRSRQQEIKLSLDRGCPLGDEYNVIDVAAVLKSFLRELPEPLIPQVYNDLFLMCSLEKRPKKDVLECLLLACLLLPSENLNVLSYLMQFFKEVASYSSYNKMTYSNLSILIGPNIFPMDDKLVPKSSFTITRICDITKLLIENSKNIGFIPDYIIDQMGQTPDQETEKRRKNKRRSGSLTRMLNGLKKIVSSRTEEEPTTPDLLITPTIHASLKKKKGEGGLSLKKKKEVLTKLPDCAILNTQFRTPVSVHPNDKKQSEEETSSSSLENLKEKKLHWYMRTRSMKSLKEEEAATSGNPRRASLGPKSLLERRWSAVSNAANFRKKKRTSCAGTKKELAMVSRKLEQKEEPEYVRVSKTEYEEFKNRVSAIERRISLELDNVQAKIDNENDNNVNREIAQEKTVIENVQSAYEKTLENANVSPTTDQLAKRLSRDLRIRRSADQKVIRSPSARKIGTLRRRSTEREKKTNQIVRNQSWHSENASAPLLPRLSTRRKRQRGQDSVTLVTPPQTTHNGVQRSASFPKAQTQLLGSAKLSDLSNNMDYSTCHSSISGDSHWVSAENFFSTLSATPLSDAQNSRASIAKLRAQNMGMVRAKAKLFDTLKDSDTSVSSCGGSANKPRPKKTVSTCRDASRTHRVSALRSEERKSKKNGLAETKTSKSHGKTVREVSKRHGQMKTPKRLCRTPALDKRTPFKVIPTPV